A window from Microbacterium ginsengiterrae encodes these proteins:
- a CDS encoding alpha/beta fold hydrolase: MTDNGEFHYLPLQAEKLSVPVPRVERVTLTLADGRELSALRYGEGDPEVTLLHGAGLNAHTWDTTALLLGRPVLAIDLAGHGDSSWRTDADYSGRTLAPDVAQALREWTNRPQILVGQSLGGLTAAAVAAAHPELVDELIIVDITPGIDTSAGPSALRAFYEGPTDFATRDELVERAMSLGFGGSRPETERGVFLNTRVRPDGRIEWKHHFAHLAAAVLDSDAAHEATSRSGLHAGGWDDLAAVTAPLTLVRATRGFVSAADADELQRRVPAAHVVALDATHNVQETAPAALAELISAADLPV; the protein is encoded by the coding sequence GTGACCGACAACGGCGAGTTCCACTACCTCCCCCTGCAGGCAGAGAAGCTGAGCGTGCCCGTTCCGCGTGTCGAACGTGTGACCCTCACGCTCGCCGACGGCCGCGAACTCAGCGCGCTCCGTTACGGAGAGGGCGATCCGGAAGTCACCCTCCTGCACGGCGCCGGACTCAATGCGCACACCTGGGACACCACAGCCCTCCTGCTCGGACGGCCCGTCCTCGCGATCGATCTCGCCGGACACGGCGACTCCAGCTGGCGAACGGACGCCGACTACTCCGGCCGCACCCTCGCACCGGACGTCGCTCAGGCGTTGAGGGAATGGACGAACCGCCCGCAGATCCTCGTCGGTCAGTCCCTCGGCGGTCTGACGGCGGCAGCGGTTGCCGCCGCCCACCCCGAGCTCGTCGACGAGCTCATCATCGTCGACATCACACCGGGAATCGACACCTCGGCCGGCCCCTCCGCCCTTCGGGCGTTCTACGAGGGCCCCACCGACTTCGCCACCCGCGATGAGCTCGTCGAGCGCGCGATGTCCCTCGGATTCGGAGGGAGCCGCCCGGAGACCGAGCGCGGCGTGTTCCTGAACACCCGCGTCCGCCCGGACGGCCGGATCGAGTGGAAGCATCACTTCGCACACCTCGCCGCCGCAGTCCTCGACAGCGACGCCGCGCACGAGGCGACGAGCCGTTCAGGACTGCACGCCGGCGGCTGGGACGACCTGGCGGCGGTCACCGCCCCGCTCACCCTCGTGAGGGCGACCCGAGGCTTCGTCAGCGCAGCGGATGCCGACGAGCTCCAGCGCCGCGTACCGGCGGCACACGTCGTCGCCCTCGATGCCACGCACAACGTCCAGGAGACCGCCCCCGCCGCGCTCGCTGAGCTCATCTCCGCGGCGGACCTCCCCGTCTGA
- a CDS encoding ABC transporter substrate-binding protein: MTRRTTRLTVIAALAASAVILSACTSSSPEPSETTVGEPDPNATLTVGLVLEPTNLDIRQTSGAALEQILVDNVYEGLVTRAQDNTVEPRLATEFDVSDDGLTYTFTLNEGVTFHDGSEMTSADVVDSYEAVRTDESLQGHADFAAVESIEAPDAETVVITLSEPNQNFLFALTGPAGLVFRSGDSTDLKTAENGTGPFTLQKWSKGSTITFSRFDDYWGDLAGVAEVVFEYIPDFTAGVNAALDGSLDVLTAVDPNLAPQLEDSGEFTLTRGRTTDKATLAFNNASAPLDDVRVREALRLGIDHEGLIEAVGAGQALYGPIPELDPGYEDLAELAPYDPERAKELLAEAGQEDLDLTLTIPNFYGTTVSQVLVSDFNAIGVTLEVDTVEFSTWLEDVYTNKDYDLSFVLHVEPRDFGNFANPDYYFGYDNPEVQALYAQALAEIDPDASAELLAQAARLVSEDHAADWLYTGETITAVRPTVSGFPEDSINSRIDLAGVTVSSD, from the coding sequence ATGACACGCCGCACCACACGCCTCACCGTGATCGCCGCGCTCGCGGCGAGCGCCGTGATCCTGAGCGCTTGCACGAGCTCATCCCCGGAACCGTCCGAGACCACCGTCGGCGAACCCGACCCGAATGCGACACTCACCGTCGGTCTCGTCCTCGAGCCGACGAACCTCGACATCCGTCAGACCAGCGGCGCCGCGCTCGAACAGATCCTCGTCGACAACGTGTACGAGGGCCTCGTCACCCGTGCGCAGGACAACACCGTCGAACCACGGCTGGCGACGGAGTTCGACGTCTCGGACGACGGCCTCACCTACACCTTCACCCTCAACGAGGGCGTCACCTTCCATGACGGGTCGGAGATGACCTCCGCCGACGTCGTCGACTCCTACGAGGCGGTGCGCACCGACGAGTCCCTCCAGGGGCATGCGGATTTCGCGGCCGTCGAATCGATCGAGGCGCCCGACGCGGAGACCGTCGTGATCACGCTGTCCGAGCCGAACCAGAACTTCCTGTTCGCGCTGACCGGTCCGGCAGGACTCGTCTTCCGCAGCGGAGACAGCACGGATCTGAAGACGGCGGAGAACGGCACCGGACCGTTCACTCTGCAGAAGTGGAGCAAGGGCAGCACGATCACCTTCAGTCGCTTCGACGACTATTGGGGCGATCTCGCTGGCGTGGCAGAAGTCGTGTTCGAGTACATCCCCGACTTCACCGCCGGGGTGAACGCCGCCCTGGACGGCAGCCTCGACGTGCTCACCGCCGTCGATCCGAACCTCGCTCCCCAGCTGGAGGACTCCGGCGAGTTCACACTGACCAGGGGTCGTACGACGGACAAGGCGACGCTGGCGTTCAACAACGCCTCCGCCCCTCTCGACGACGTCCGGGTCCGCGAGGCGCTGCGGCTCGGCATCGACCACGAGGGCCTCATCGAAGCCGTCGGCGCCGGTCAGGCGCTCTACGGGCCCATCCCTGAGCTCGACCCCGGGTACGAGGACCTCGCTGAGCTCGCCCCGTACGACCCGGAGCGCGCGAAGGAGCTGCTCGCCGAAGCCGGGCAGGAGGATCTCGATCTCACCCTCACGATCCCGAACTTCTACGGCACGACGGTGTCGCAGGTGCTCGTGTCGGACTTCAACGCGATCGGCGTGACCCTCGAGGTCGACACCGTCGAGTTCTCGACCTGGCTCGAGGACGTCTACACGAACAAGGATTACGACCTGAGCTTCGTCCTGCACGTCGAGCCGCGCGACTTCGGTAATTTCGCCAACCCGGACTACTACTTCGGCTACGACAACCCCGAGGTGCAGGCCCTGTACGCGCAGGCGCTCGCGGAGATCGATCCTGATGCATCAGCCGAACTGCTGGCGCAGGCCGCGCGCCTCGTCTCCGAGGACCACGCCGCGGACTGGCTCTACACGGGTGAGACGATCACGGCCGTTCGCCCGACGGTCTCCGGATTCCCGGAGGACTCCATCAACTCGCGCATCGATCTCGCAGGCGTCACCGTCTCGTCCGATTGA